AAAGGGTGGTCCGCCAGGATAAACGGGGGCGCCTCCCTGTTCGTCGAATATGACCTGACGGAGGAAAAGGATACCCCGTACGCCGGGCTCCAATTGGGTTCGCAGGAGTATCGGATTGAGAACGGAGGAGCAAGCTCATCATTTGCAATTTTTCTTGCCATGCTTTCCATTGGCTATCGATGGCATATTGCCGGTTCCGAACATTTCTACTTGAAACCGTGGGCGGGGGTTGGCTACCAGTCAAAGGTCAGGGGGGACAACTGTGTCGGCGCCCAATGTTACGATGTTCAACCGGCGTTGGGGTTTGCGACCTTTCATGTGGGATATACGTTCTAATGCGGAATTGGCTGGGAGCGGCATTCTTCCGCTGGCTGCAACGCCAGCGGTTTTACGCCGATGTTCACGCGGAAGCGGTGAGCGCGGTTCCCAGCCGCGGTCTATGGCACGACATCGGCTGCGGGCCGGGGCTTATTCCCGGCATCGCATCGGAGAGGGGATTTGCCGCAGTGGGGTTCGACATGAATCCGGCATCGGTAATCATGGCCCAAAAGCTTTATCCCAAGGTGCACTTTTTCAATCAGGATCTCGATACGCTTGCCGCAGCGCATGGTGAAAAACCGGATGTCATCTCCATCTCTTCACTTCTTTTCGTTCTGCCCGACAGGGTGGCGGCGTTGAACAGGGTGTGGGGGATGTTAAAGCCGGGGGGATACCTTCTAATCATTGAAACCGGCAGCTTAATGAATTTGCCGAATGTCATCAAATATTCGATCAGGCAAGGTCGGTTTTCATTTGGCCTCTGTCTTTGGGGTATTGCCCGCTCAGGCGCAACGGTGGAAGACGAAGTCCTCAGATGGGCAAAAGACCGGAAGCTTGTGGAGGAACAGAAACCTCTGGGCGGGATGCTGCATGTGTGGGTGTTCCGAAAGGAGGTATAGGCGGGGAGCGATTCAGCATTACAACTGAATGGGGGGCTAGGCGATAAATCTACTCACAATCCCCGTTCGAGCGCGCGGTATTGGATGGCCTCCGCCATATGCTCGGTGCGGATGTCGTCGCAACCGGCGAGGTCGGCGATGGTGCGGGCCACCTTCAAAATCCGCGAGTGGGCGCGCGCCGAAAGGCCCAGCCGCTCCATCGCCATCTTGAGCAGGTTTTCCGATTCCGGCCCCACCCTGCAGTGCGTTTTTATCTGCTTGGATCCCATCTGCGCGTTGCGGTAGATGCGGCTTTTTGCGAACCGCTTTTTCTGGCGGCTCTGCGCCATGTCCACCCGCGCGCGGATGGCGGCGGATGATTCGCCGTCGGCATCCCCCTTCAACTCCTGATATTTCACCGCCGGCACGTCCACCTGTATGTCGATGCGGTCCAGCAGCGGCCCGGAAATTTTCTGGCGGTAGCGGCGTATCTCCAATGTGGTGCAACGGCACTCCTTCACCGGATCGGTGGAAAAGCCGCAGGGGCAGGGGTTCATGGCGCAGACCATCATGAACTCCGCCGGAAACGCGACCGACGAAGACGCGCGCGCGATCACCACCCGCCCGTCCTCCAGCGGCTGGCGCAACACCTCCAGCGCGCTGCGGCGGAATTCCGGCAACTCAGCGAGAAAGAGCACACCGTGATGCGCCAGCGAAACCTCGCCCGGCAGCACCGGATTGTTGCCGCCCCCCACGAGGCCGGCGTCCGACACGGTGTGGTGCGGCGCGCGGAACGGCCGGCGCGAGAGCACCGAAATGTTGCGTCCCAGCAGGCCCGCCACGCTGTGGATGCGGGAGCAGTCGATGGCCTCTTCCAGCGACCAGCCGGGCATCACGGTGGGAAGCCGCCGGGCGATCATTGATTTGCCGGAACCGGGGGGGCCGATCATAAGAACGTTGTGGCCCCCCGCCGCGGCCACTTCCACGGCGCGGCGCACGTGGTATTGCCCCTTCACGTCGGTGAAGTCCACTTCGTCTTCCACCGTGGCCCCCAGCCCGAACAGCATCGGCTTGGCCTTTTCGATGGCGGTTTCGCCCAGCAGCCACCCCACCGCCTGGGCTAGTGTTTCCACCGGGTAGACATTCACCCCCTCCACCACCGCCGCCTCGCCGGCGTTGTCGGCGGGACAGAGCAATCCGGCGGCATGGCGGGCTTTCACGGTCACCGCGACGGAGAGCATCCCGCGCACCGGCTTCACCCGTCCATCGAGGGCCAGTTCGCCGATGATGAAAAGGTCATTGAGCCGCTCGGCGGGGATGATTCCCTGCGCGGCGAGGATGGCCAGCGCTATCGGCAGATCGAACGCGCTCCCCTCCTTGCGGACGTCGGCGGGGGCGAGGTTCACGGTGATTTTCTTTATCGGCATTTCGAAACCGGAATTTTTCAACGCGGCGAGAATGCGGTTTTGGCTTTCCTTCACCGCCGCGTCCGGCAGCCCCACGGTGATGTAGAAAAATGCGCCGGGGGTGAGATCGACTTCCACTTCCACGGGAAACGCCTCGATGCCGAGGTGTGCGGCGCTGAACAGCTTTGCGATCATTACCGGGAATTAGACCGCACGGCGGGCGGCGGGTCAATGCCTATCCCGTCTGTGATAGGATAGGACAAGTTGTAACGGAAGGGACACAGATATGAAGTGGTTTGAAGAAAAGGGGCTGGGGTTTAAAATCCTGGCGTCACTTACCTTTATCCTTTTGCTGACATCCGCCGCCAATACCTTCTGGACACACCGCCAGCTCAAACAGACCGTGCTTAAAGGGGCGGAACAGCGGGCGCTGAATTTAAGCGAATCCATCCTCCTTACGCTCAACAACATGATGGCGCAGGGGACGATCGGCGAGCGGCGGCAATATCTTAACTCCTTCGCCACGTTCAAGGGGGTGCGCGAAGTGCGGGTGATCCGCGGCGCGGACGTGGATGAGCAGTACGGCGAGGGTCCGGCCGGGGAAAAGCCGCGCGACGAAGTGGATAAGCGGGTGTTGGCCAGCGGCAAAATGGAATCGTTGTTCGTGATGGAGGGCGGCGCGCACGGGTTGCGGGTGGTGATTCCGTTCCTTATGTCCAAAGAGTGGGGTGAAAAAACCGGCATCAACTGTTTCGACTGCCATCAAGGGAGTGAAGGAACCGCCAACGGCGCGTTGAGCCTGGTTATTCCGCTGGCGGACGCGGAAGCGGAAATTTTGAAGAACGACGGGGTGATGGCGCTTTTTTACACGGCTGAATTCGCCGTTATATTTTTATTTTTCTTCTGGATGATCCGCTACCAGGTGAATACCGTGCTGATGCGCATATCCGGCAAGTTGCGGGAAACCACCGGCAAGGTAACCGGCGCTTCGCACTTGATGGCGGAAGCCAGCGGCGAACTTTCGGAGGGGGCGGCGCGGCAGGCCAGTTCGCTTGAGCAAACTTCGGCCTCGCTGGAGGAAATATCATCGATGGTGCGCCATACCGCCGATAACGCCAAAGAGGCCAACACGGTGATGCGCGGCGCGGCGGCGATGGTGGATGAGGGGAACACCTCCATGAAACACCTTGTACAGGCGATGGAACAGATCAAGGACTCCTCCGCCGAGGTAGCCAAAATCATGAAAGTGATCGAGGAGATCGCCATGCAGACGAACCTCATATCGCTCAACGCCTCGATTGAGGCGGCCCGCGCGGGCGAACACGGCAAAGGGTTTGGCGTGGTGGCCGAAGAGGTGCGCGGCCTCGCGCGGCGCAGCGGCGCCGCCGCGAAAGACACCACCCGGTTGATTCAGGACGCCGTCATCCGCGCCCGCGAAGGGGCCGATATTACCGCCAGCACCGTGCAAACCTTTGAAAAAATCGCCGCGCTTACAACGCGGGCCGCGCATCTGGTGGAACAGATCAGCAACGCCGCCAGCGAACAGGCTATCGGCATCGACCAGATCAACAAAGCGGTGACCGAGATGGATTCCGTTACGCAACAAAGCGCCCAAAAGGCGCAAGAGGCCGCCAGTCTGGGCGTTTCGCTGGACGGTCAAACGAAGGAACTGGCGGACATCATTCACGAACTGAATGTCATCGTAAAGGGGGTCTACGCCGGGCGGGAGTGAAAAGAAAAAGGGGCGCGGTCTCGCAATCAAGTATCAGGCGTCTTGCGCCACTTGATAATCCGCGCTCACCGCGCCCCTGCGATACAATATAATCGGCTTATGCGCGTTCGCGCACCTGATTCCCCTTGAGCTGTTCGGGCATCTGCTTGTCACGCG
This is a stretch of genomic DNA from Nitrospinota bacterium. It encodes these proteins:
- a CDS encoding class I SAM-dependent methyltransferase — its product is MRNWLGAAFFRWLQRQRFYADVHAEAVSAVPSRGLWHDIGCGPGLIPGIASERGFAAVGFDMNPASVIMAQKLYPKVHFFNQDLDTLAAAHGEKPDVISISSLLFVLPDRVAALNRVWGMLKPGGYLLIIETGSLMNLPNVIKYSIRQGRFSFGLCLWGIARSGATVEDEVLRWAKDRKLVEEQKPLGGMLHVWVFRKEV
- a CDS encoding YifB family Mg chelatase-like AAA ATPase is translated as MIAKLFSAAHLGIEAFPVEVEVDLTPGAFFYITVGLPDAAVKESQNRILAALKNSGFEMPIKKITVNLAPADVRKEGSAFDLPIALAILAAQGIIPAERLNDLFIIGELALDGRVKPVRGMLSVAVTVKARHAAGLLCPADNAGEAAVVEGVNVYPVETLAQAVGWLLGETAIEKAKPMLFGLGATVEDEVDFTDVKGQYHVRRAVEVAAAGGHNVLMIGPPGSGKSMIARRLPTVMPGWSLEEAIDCSRIHSVAGLLGRNISVLSRRPFRAPHHTVSDAGLVGGGNNPVLPGEVSLAHHGVLFLAELPEFRRSALEVLRQPLEDGRVVIARASSSVAFPAEFMMVCAMNPCPCGFSTDPVKECRCTTLEIRRYRQKISGPLLDRIDIQVDVPAVKYQELKGDADGESSAAIRARVDMAQSRQKKRFAKSRIYRNAQMGSKQIKTHCRVGPESENLLKMAMERLGLSARAHSRILKVARTIADLAGCDDIRTEHMAEAIQYRALERGL
- a CDS encoding methyl-accepting chemotaxis protein; translated protein: MKWFEEKGLGFKILASLTFILLLTSAANTFWTHRQLKQTVLKGAEQRALNLSESILLTLNNMMAQGTIGERRQYLNSFATFKGVREVRVIRGADVDEQYGEGPAGEKPRDEVDKRVLASGKMESLFVMEGGAHGLRVVIPFLMSKEWGEKTGINCFDCHQGSEGTANGALSLVIPLADAEAEILKNDGVMALFYTAEFAVIFLFFFWMIRYQVNTVLMRISGKLRETTGKVTGASHLMAEASGELSEGAARQASSLEQTSASLEEISSMVRHTADNAKEANTVMRGAAAMVDEGNTSMKHLVQAMEQIKDSSAEVAKIMKVIEEIAMQTNLISLNASIEAARAGEHGKGFGVVAEEVRGLARRSGAAAKDTTRLIQDAVIRAREGADITASTVQTFEKIAALTTRAAHLVEQISNAASEQAIGIDQINKAVTEMDSVTQQSAQKAQEAASLGVSLDGQTKELADIIHELNVIVKGVYAGRE